GTTTTGATAAGATTTCTTGATTTTGGAGCAGTAATTAAAGGTAAGACTTATCTTCATAAACTTTCTTTAGCAAATGGAATAATTAAAATTTACCAAAGAGAACCCGGATGGTTTATTCTTCAAAATCCTGAAAGTTATGATATGCTAATTGCAGATGACTTTTACTTTTTTGAAGATTTGATGAGTCTTGAAAGGTTATCTGGAAATAAAGTCGATCACATTCTAATCAATATGAAGAAAATTTCTGTTGGAGTGGTTTAATATCAAAATAAACAGAATATTCTTTTCCCTGAACTGATTAAGTAAAAATTTTAAGCAATTATTAAACTCTTTTTAAATCTATTCTGGATGTTTGAGATTAGAAGTTTAATCATGTCCTTTTAGAAATTATTAGATTAGTGGCTAAGTAAGTTTATCTGATTAATCTAACTTCTTTTTATAATAATATAATTAGTTTTCAGACGAGTATTAGTATGCTACATTGAATTCTATATTATTGAATTTTAATATATTATTTATACTAAAAGTATTATTATTCATTTAAATTAGGAAAATAGAAAATGGATAAAAAAATTATAAATATGGAAAGAAATGTATTCTTTGCTGGACTAACAAGTTTCTTCACCGATACATCCACTAAAATGGTCTATAGTGTGATGCCTCTTTTTCTGCTATCCATTGGTGCATCAAAAACATCAATATCTATGATTGAAGGAATAGCTGAAAGTACAGCCTCGTTATTTAAAGCTTTTTCAGGATTTTGGAGTGATAAAATTGGTAAAAATAAACCTTTTATGATTATTGGTTATGGAGTAACAGCTTTAATCACGCCTTTGTATTTTTTAGTAAATCTTCCAATTCAGGTTCTATTTTTAAGATTTTTTGAAAGGATAGGAAAGGGATTGAGAGCTGCACCGAGAGATAGCCTTATTAGTGGATCTGTTAAAGGAAAAGAATCTGGTAAAAATTTTGGTTTTCATAAAGCTATGGACAATAGTGGTGCTATTATTGGTCCATTGTCTGCATTTGTATTTCTTTCCTATTTCCGGTTAGATTATTCACATATTTTTCTTTTTGCAACAATACCAGCAGTTCTTGGAGTCCTGACAATTATATTATTTATTAAAGAAACCAAAAAATGTCCTAGTAATTCGGTTGCTAAATTTAACTTCAACAAATTACCAAAAAAATTCTACTTCTTTTTAACAATAATTTTCGTTTTTACTTTAGGTAATTCAGCAGATGCTCTTTTACTGGTTAAAACTACAGAAACAGGAATAGACATGGTTTACATTCCTTTCATCTACATGCTTTTCAATGTAATATCTGTAATTTTTGCAATACCGATCGGTAAAATTTCGGATAAGCTTGGGCGGAAAAGATTGATTACTCTTGGGTTTTTAATCTATTCTGTAGTTTATTTTCTTTTTGGTAGGTTTAATGATATCTATATTTTCATAGTTTTATTCATAATGTATGGATTTTACAGTGCTCTTACTGATGGAAGTCAAAAAGCCTTAGTATCAGATATCATAAGTAAAGACCTAAAAGGAACTGGATTTGGTCTTTATCATTCAGTTCTGGGAATGACTTTATTCCCAGCAAGTTTAATTGCGGGTCTTTTATATGACAATATTGGTTCAGATGCACCATTTTACTTTGGCTCAATAATGTCTTTTACTGCAGCTTTATTAATGATAATTTATTCTATAGTTGACAGAAAAAATAAAAATCAGAATTTACCTTTTTTAGCGAAGAATTAGGTTAATAATGTTAAAAATAAAATATCGTTTACAAAAAAATTATC
This region of Candidatus Delongbacteria bacterium genomic DNA includes:
- a CDS encoding MFS transporter, with amino-acid sequence MDKKIINMERNVFFAGLTSFFTDTSTKMVYSVMPLFLLSIGASKTSISMIEGIAESTASLFKAFSGFWSDKIGKNKPFMIIGYGVTALITPLYFLVNLPIQVLFLRFFERIGKGLRAAPRDSLISGSVKGKESGKNFGFHKAMDNSGAIIGPLSAFVFLSYFRLDYSHIFLFATIPAVLGVLTIILFIKETKKCPSNSVAKFNFNKLPKKFYFFLTIIFVFTLGNSADALLLVKTTETGIDMVYIPFIYMLFNVISVIFAIPIGKISDKLGRKRLITLGFLIYSVVYFLFGRFNDIYIFIVLFIMYGFYSALTDGSQKALVSDIISKDLKGTGFGLYHSVLGMTLFPASLIAGLLYDNIGSDAPFYFGSIMSFTAALLMIIYSIVDRKNKNQNLPFLAKN